Proteins encoded by one window of Yersinia massiliensis:
- a CDS encoding DUF3820 family protein: MEKENLIEIANTRMPFGKYQGRVLIDLPEEYLLWFARKGEFPQGKLGMLMELTLAIKVEGLDGLVKPLKRG, translated from the coding sequence ATGGAAAAAGAGAATCTGATTGAGATCGCCAATACTCGGATGCCTTTCGGCAAATATCAAGGGCGGGTGTTGATCGATTTACCCGAAGAATATCTGCTGTGGTTTGCCCGAAAAGGTGAATTTCCGCAAGGTAAGTTGGGTATGCTTATGGAGCTGACATTGGCCATTAAAGTCGAGGGTTTAGACGGCTTAGTCAAACCTCTTAAGCGAGGCTAA
- the gltX gene encoding glutamate--tRNA ligase, whose product MKIKTRFAPSPTGYLHVGGARTALYSWLFTRHLGGEFVLRIEDTDLERSTQEAIDAIMDGMNWLNLDWDEGPYFQTKRFDRYNAVIDQMLEKGTAYRCYCSKERLDELRETQMANGEKPRYDGRCRDSQCTHGADEPSVVRFRNPQEGSVIFDDKIRGPIEFSNQELDDLIIRRTDGSPTYNFCVVVDDWDMEITHVIRGEDHINNTPRQINILKALGAPVPEYAHVSMILGDDGKKLSKRHGAVGVMQYRDDGYLPEALLNYLVRLGWSHGDQEIFSVAEMTELFTLDAVSKSASAFNTEKLQWLNHHYINSLPPERVAMQLSWHVEQLGIDTRTGPELVEIVKLLGERCKTLKEMAESCRYFYEEFDEFDVDAAKKHLRPVARQPLEVVKAKLAAITDWTTENVHNAIQGSADELGVGMGKVGMPLRVAVTGAGQSPGMDVTVHAIGQARSLARIDKALAFISEREAQQ is encoded by the coding sequence ATGAAAATCAAAACCCGTTTTGCACCCAGTCCTACCGGCTATCTTCACGTCGGCGGCGCACGTACCGCACTGTATTCCTGGCTTTTCACCCGTCACTTAGGCGGTGAATTTGTTTTGCGTATCGAAGATACCGATCTTGAACGCTCAACTCAGGAAGCCATCGACGCGATTATGGACGGGATGAATTGGCTGAATCTGGATTGGGATGAAGGCCCGTATTTCCAGACCAAGCGTTTTGATCGCTACAATGCCGTGATTGATCAAATGTTGGAAAAGGGCACCGCTTATCGTTGCTATTGTTCTAAAGAACGTCTGGATGAGCTTCGCGAAACCCAAATGGCTAACGGCGAGAAACCTCGTTACGATGGCCGTTGCCGTGATAGCCAGTGTACCCATGGTGCTGATGAACCTTCGGTTGTGCGTTTTCGTAACCCACAGGAAGGGTCAGTTATTTTCGACGATAAAATCCGTGGGCCGATCGAATTTAGCAACCAAGAACTGGATGATTTAATTATCCGCCGTACTGATGGCTCACCGACCTATAACTTCTGTGTCGTGGTGGATGACTGGGATATGGAGATCACCCATGTTATTCGTGGTGAAGACCATATCAACAATACCCCGCGTCAAATTAATATTTTGAAAGCCTTGGGTGCTCCGGTACCTGAATACGCGCACGTATCAATGATTCTAGGTGATGACGGCAAAAAACTGTCTAAACGCCACGGTGCTGTCGGCGTAATGCAATATCGTGATGATGGTTACTTGCCAGAAGCCTTGCTGAACTATTTAGTGCGGTTAGGTTGGTCCCATGGCGATCAGGAAATTTTCTCTGTTGCCGAAATGACTGAACTGTTCACGCTTGATGCGGTGAGCAAATCAGCCAGCGCTTTCAACACTGAAAAACTTCAGTGGCTGAACCACCACTATATCAATAGCCTTCCACCAGAGCGTGTTGCCATGCAGTTGTCATGGCATGTCGAACAACTGGGTATTGATACCCGTACCGGCCCTGAATTGGTTGAGATTGTTAAACTGCTGGGTGAGCGCTGTAAGACGTTGAAAGAGATGGCTGAGTCATGTCGTTATTTCTACGAAGAATTTGATGAATTCGACGTAGATGCTGCTAAAAAACATTTGCGCCCTGTCGCTCGCCAGCCGCTTGAGGTTGTCAAAGCTAAACTTGCCGCTATCACTGACTGGACCACGGAAAACGTGCACAACGCCATTCAGGGTAGCGCAGATGAGTTAGGCGTCGGTATGGGCAAGGTCGGCATGCCGCTGCGTGTTGCGGTCACAGGCGCAGGCCAATCACCGGGAATGGATGTCACCGTCCATGCTATCGGTCAAGCTCGCTCACTGGCACGCATTGATAAAGCATTAGCGTTTATCAGTGAGCGCGAAGCGCAACAGTAA
- a CDS encoding Nramp family divalent metal transporter — protein MLNSRAVDTSPRTSRRIKLSLMGPAFIAAIAYIDPGNFATNIQAGASFGYTLLWVVVWANVMAMLVQLLSAKLGIATGKNLAEHIRDRFPRPVVWAYWVQAEIIVMATDLAEFIGAAIGFKLLLGVTLLEGAVLTGIATFLILMLQNRGQKPIELVVGGLLMFVAAAYIVELIFSQPNMAALGRGMIIPNLPNSNAVFLAAGVLGATIMPHVIYLHSALTQTEGKESKVQRYASTRFDVAIAMTIAGFVNLAMMATAAAAFHFNGYEHIAEIEEAYLTLQPLLGNAAATVFGLSLVAAGLSSTVVGTMAGQVVMQGFVRFYIPMWLRRSVTMLPSFIVILMGIDATKILVMSQVLLSFGIALALVPLLIFTRNKALMGELVDTKLTQILGKIVVAIVIGLNAYLLISLL, from the coding sequence ATGCTGAATAGCCGTGCTGTCGATACATCCCCCCGCACATCAAGGAGAATAAAACTTTCCTTGATGGGGCCTGCTTTTATCGCCGCCATTGCTTATATCGATCCAGGTAACTTCGCGACTAACATTCAGGCTGGTGCCTCCTTCGGTTATACCTTGCTGTGGGTGGTTGTATGGGCCAACGTCATGGCAATGTTAGTCCAACTGCTCTCCGCCAAACTGGGTATTGCGACCGGTAAGAACTTGGCAGAACATATTCGTGATCGCTTCCCTCGCCCTGTGGTCTGGGCTTACTGGGTTCAGGCTGAAATTATTGTTATGGCAACTGATTTGGCCGAGTTTATCGGGGCTGCCATCGGTTTCAAATTGCTGCTGGGCGTGACACTTTTGGAAGGTGCGGTACTTACCGGCATTGCAACATTCCTCATTCTTATGCTGCAAAACCGAGGGCAAAAGCCTATCGAATTAGTGGTCGGCGGTTTACTAATGTTCGTTGCGGCGGCTTATATCGTCGAACTCATTTTCTCGCAACCTAATATGGCGGCTCTGGGGCGAGGAATGATCATTCCCAATTTACCCAATAGTAACGCTGTCTTCCTCGCCGCTGGGGTGTTGGGGGCGACTATCATGCCGCACGTGATTTATCTGCATTCCGCATTGACACAAACAGAAGGCAAAGAGTCCAAGGTACAGCGTTATGCTTCAACTCGATTTGATGTGGCGATTGCGATGACAATTGCGGGTTTCGTCAATTTGGCCATGATGGCAACGGCCGCTGCCGCCTTTCATTTCAACGGCTATGAACATATTGCCGAAATCGAAGAAGCCTATTTAACCTTACAACCGTTGCTGGGTAACGCCGCCGCCACCGTATTTGGCTTAAGTTTAGTCGCCGCGGGGCTTTCGTCGACTGTCGTCGGGACGATGGCGGGGCAAGTGGTCATGCAAGGATTTGTGCGGTTTTATATTCCGATGTGGTTGCGCCGCTCAGTGACCATGTTGCCGTCCTTCATTGTCATCTTAATGGGGATAGACGCGACGAAAATATTGGTCATGAGCCAAGTTTTACTGAGTTTTGGTATCGCGCTGGCGCTGGTGCCCCTACTGATTTTTACGCGTAACAAAGCGTTAATGGGGGAACTGGTTGATACAAAATTGACCCAGATTTTGGGTAAAATTGTCGTTGCCATCGTCATTGGGTTAAATGCTTACTTACTGATTAGTTTACTTTAA
- a CDS encoding FlxA-like family protein, protein MSNTISASSTSVSSSSSSDSSSAAQIKSLNQQIQKLTEKLSTLKDSGLTADELQKQQQQIQSQIAALQAQVARIEAQAAEKAKEGESDSVSASTPTGDGVNRPSAQNQIDVYI, encoded by the coding sequence ATGTCGAACACGATCTCCGCATCATCAACGTCAGTCAGCAGCAGTAGCTCTTCTGACAGTAGTTCTGCCGCACAGATTAAATCGCTTAATCAGCAAATCCAAAAACTGACAGAAAAATTAAGCACGTTAAAAGATTCTGGTCTGACGGCAGATGAGCTACAAAAACAGCAACAGCAAATCCAGAGCCAAATTGCTGCGCTGCAAGCTCAAGTTGCCCGTATCGAAGCGCAAGCCGCAGAGAAAGCTAAAGAAGGTGAAAGCGATTCTGTTAGCGCGAGTACACCAACGGGTGATGGAGTAAACCGCCCTTCTGCTCAAAACCAGATTGACGTTTATATCTAA
- a CDS encoding nucleotidyltransferase family protein, with protein MSQHQHQQIVQWLNADPYRMQALSLACQLGLHQWCLAAGFVRNLVWDKLHGYQNPTPLNDIDLVYFDGQSVEEEHDFQLERQLLQDTSFLHFPFPWSVKNQARMHLRSHRRPYSSTEDAISYWVEVETAIGARLKENGDIELVAPLGLEALFAKTITLNPKNGEIDTFYQRVESKGWQQHWPNLRVVV; from the coding sequence ATGAGTCAACATCAGCATCAACAAATCGTTCAGTGGCTCAATGCTGACCCTTATCGTATGCAGGCTTTGTCCCTTGCATGTCAACTCGGGTTACACCAATGGTGCCTCGCAGCAGGATTTGTGCGTAATTTAGTGTGGGATAAATTGCACGGCTACCAGAACCCGACACCACTCAATGATATCGATTTAGTCTATTTCGATGGTCAAAGCGTCGAGGAAGAGCATGACTTTCAATTAGAAAGGCAACTGCTACAAGATACCTCTTTTCTGCATTTCCCGTTTCCATGGTCAGTCAAAAACCAAGCCAGAATGCATCTGCGTAGCCACCGCCGACCTTACAGCAGCACTGAAGATGCCATCAGTTATTGGGTTGAAGTAGAAACCGCTATTGGGGCGAGACTAAAAGAGAATGGCGATATTGAATTAGTGGCACCTTTGGGGTTAGAGGCTTTGTTTGCAAAAACCATTACCCTTAATCCCAAAAACGGCGAAATCGACACCTTCTACCAGCGGGTAGAAAGCAAAGGTTGGCAACAACATTGGCCAAATTTGCGGGTGGTGGTTTAG
- a CDS encoding NupC/NupG family nucleoside CNT transporter — MSHILQFALALVVVAILALAICKDRKSIRIRFIIQLLVIEVLLAYFFLHSEVGLGFVKGFAGLFDKLLGFAATGTDFVFGNMGDKGLAFFFLRVLCPIVFISALIGILQYIKVLPIVIRIIGTLLSKVNGMGKLESFNAVSSLILGQSENFIAYKDILGKMSEKRMYTMAATAMSTVSMSIVGAYMSMLDAKFVVAALVLNMFSTFIVLSLINPYKAEDEEELQLSNLHEGQSFFEMLGEYILAGFKVAIIVAAMLIGFIALIAAMNALFSLLFGISFQGILGYVFFPFAWVMGVPTHEALQVGGIMATKLVSNEFVAMMDLQKVASELSPRSVGILSVFLVSFANFSSIGIVAGAIKGLNEHQGNVVSRFGLKLLYGSTLVSVLSASIAGLVL, encoded by the coding sequence ATGTCCCACATTCTGCAGTTTGCGTTGGCCTTAGTCGTGGTGGCCATATTAGCGCTGGCGATCTGTAAAGATCGTAAGAGCATCCGCATTCGGTTTATTATTCAATTGCTGGTTATTGAAGTGCTATTGGCGTATTTCTTCCTTCATTCGGAAGTTGGATTAGGTTTTGTGAAAGGATTCGCCGGCTTATTCGACAAATTGCTCGGGTTTGCTGCGACCGGTACTGATTTCGTCTTTGGCAATATGGGCGATAAAGGTCTCGCATTCTTCTTCTTAAGAGTGTTGTGCCCTATCGTCTTTATCTCTGCGCTGATTGGTATTTTGCAATACATCAAAGTATTGCCGATCGTGATTCGGATAATTGGTACGTTATTATCCAAAGTTAACGGCATGGGCAAGCTGGAATCATTCAACGCCGTTAGCTCACTGATTTTGGGCCAATCTGAAAACTTCATCGCGTATAAAGATATTTTGGGCAAAATGTCTGAAAAACGCATGTACACCATGGCAGCTACAGCGATGTCGACTGTTTCGATGTCGATTGTTGGGGCTTACATGTCAATGCTAGACGCGAAATTTGTGGTCGCAGCATTGGTACTTAACATGTTCAGTACCTTTATCGTGTTGTCGTTGATTAATCCGTATAAAGCAGAAGATGAAGAAGAATTGCAGCTCAGTAATTTGCATGAAGGGCAAAGCTTCTTTGAAATGTTAGGTGAGTACATTCTGGCAGGGTTCAAAGTCGCCATTATCGTTGCAGCTATGCTGATTGGTTTTATCGCCTTGATTGCTGCAATGAATGCGTTATTCAGCCTGCTGTTTGGCATTAGCTTCCAAGGTATTTTGGGTTATGTGTTCTTCCCGTTCGCTTGGGTGATGGGTGTACCGACTCATGAAGCATTGCAAGTTGGTGGTATCATGGCGACCAAGCTGGTTTCTAATGAATTCGTGGCAATGATGGACTTGCAGAAAGTTGCCTCTGAGTTGTCACCGCGCAGCGTGGGTATTTTGTCTGTATTCTTAGTTTCATTCGCTAACTTCTCTTCTATTGGTATCGTCGCTGGTGCCATTAAAGGGCTGAATGAGCATCAAGGTAACGTGGTTTCTCGCTTTGGCCTGAAGCTGCTGTACGGCTCTACGTTGGTCAGTGTGCTGTCTGCTTCTATCGCAGGTCTAGTACTCTAA
- the ptsH gene encoding phosphocarrier protein Hpr — translation MFQQEVTITAPNGLHTRPAAQFVKEAKGFASDITVISNGKSASAKSLFKLQTLGLTQGTVVTISAEGEDEKKAVEHLVKLMAELE, via the coding sequence ATGTTCCAGCAAGAAGTTACTATTACTGCACCAAACGGTCTGCATACCCGCCCTGCTGCCCAGTTCGTAAAAGAAGCAAAAGGCTTTGCGTCTGACATTACCGTTATCTCTAACGGTAAAAGTGCTAGCGCTAAAAGCCTGTTCAAACTGCAAACTCTGGGCCTGACCCAAGGTACTGTTGTTACGATCTCTGCTGAAGGCGAAGATGAGAAGAAAGCTGTTGAGCATCTGGTAAAACTGATGGCTGAGCTTGAGTAA
- the cysK gene encoding cysteine synthase A, with protein MSKIYEDNSLTIGHTPLVRLNRIGNGRILAKVESRNPSFSVKCRIGANMIWDAEKRGILTAGKELVEPTSGNTGVALAFVAAARGYKLTLTMPETMSIERRKLLKALGANLVLTEGAKGMKGAIAKAEEIQATDPDRYLILQQFSNPANPEIHEKTTGPEIWEDTDGDVDVFIAGVGTGGTLTGVSRYIKKTKGKAITTVAVEPTDSPVITQALAGQEIKPGPHKIQGIGAGFIPGNLDLTLVDRVALVTNDEAISMARRLMDEEGILAGISSGAAVAAAVKLSEEDGFTDKTIVVILPSSGERYLSTALFADLFTEQELQQ; from the coding sequence ATGAGCAAGATATATGAAGACAACTCTTTAACAATCGGCCATACGCCGCTGGTTCGTTTGAACCGTATCGGTAACGGACGGATTTTGGCAAAGGTTGAGTCACGTAATCCAAGTTTCAGCGTTAAATGCCGTATCGGCGCGAATATGATTTGGGATGCTGAAAAACGCGGCATCCTGACTGCAGGTAAAGAACTGGTTGAACCAACGAGTGGGAATACCGGTGTTGCACTGGCATTTGTCGCGGCCGCCCGCGGTTATAAATTAACCCTGACCATGCCTGAAACCATGAGTATTGAGCGCCGTAAACTGCTCAAAGCACTCGGGGCTAATTTAGTGCTGACTGAAGGCGCTAAAGGGATGAAAGGGGCCATTGCCAAAGCAGAAGAAATTCAAGCGACCGATCCAGACCGCTACCTGATTTTGCAGCAATTTAGCAACCCAGCGAACCCTGAGATTCATGAGAAAACCACCGGCCCTGAAATTTGGGAAGATACCGATGGTGACGTCGATGTGTTTATCGCCGGTGTAGGCACAGGCGGTACGCTTACAGGTGTTAGCCGTTACATCAAAAAAACCAAAGGCAAGGCGATTACCACTGTTGCCGTAGAACCCACCGATTCACCGGTGATTACTCAGGCATTGGCAGGCCAAGAAATCAAACCTGGCCCTCATAAAATTCAGGGGATCGGTGCTGGTTTCATTCCAGGTAACCTCGACCTGACACTGGTTGATCGTGTTGCCCTCGTCACTAATGATGAAGCCATTTCAATGGCTCGCCGTTTGATGGATGAGGAAGGTATTTTGGCCGGTATTTCTTCCGGTGCGGCAGTTGCGGCAGCAGTCAAGCTTTCTGAAGAAGATGGCTTTACTGACAAAACAATTGTGGTTATTCTTCCGTCCTCGGGTGAGCGCTATTTAAGCACGGCGTTGTTCGCAGATCTGTTCACTGAACAAGAATTGCAACAGTAG
- the ligA gene encoding NAD-dependent DNA ligase LigA, with the protein MESIIQQINQLRTSLRHHEHQYHVLDAPEIPDAEYDRLMQQLRDLETQHPELITLDSPTQRVGAAPLDAFEQVKHEVPMLSLDNVFDEESYLAFDKRVHDRLKRAEPLTFCCELKLDGLAVSLLYENGELVRAATRGDGTTGENITANVRTIRAIPLRLQGDNIPQRVEVRGEVFMPQAGFEQLNEDARRKGGKVFANPRNAAAGSLRQLDPRITAKRRLTFFCYGVGLLEGGELPRSHIQRLMQFKAWGLPVSDRVKLCTGSEQVIAFYRQVEQDRASLGFDIDGVVIKVDDLDLQEQLGFVARAPRWATAFKFPAQEQITQVREVEFQVGRTGAITPVARLEPVQVAGVMVSNATLHNADEIERLGLRIGDTVIVRRAGDVIPQVVGVVLEQRPQDAKEITFPEQCPVCGSEIERVEGEAVARCTGGLFCAAQRKEALKHFVSRRALDVDGMGDKIIEQLVEKQYVENPADLFELTAGKLTGLDRMGPKSAQNLIVSLEKAKQTTFARFLYALGIREVGEATAANLAAHFRNLENLRAADIDALKSVPDVGEVVAKHVLNFLSEEHNQKVIEALEKVISWPEPQQIVAEEIDSPFAGKTVVLTGSLTILSRDEAKDRLTALGAKVSGSVSKKTDLVIAGEAAGSKLVKAQELGITVIDEAEMIRLLGESS; encoded by the coding sequence ATGGAATCAATCATTCAGCAAATTAATCAACTAAGAACTTCATTGCGCCATCACGAACACCAATACCATGTGTTGGATGCCCCCGAGATCCCTGATGCTGAATATGACCGTCTCATGCAGCAATTGCGTGATTTGGAAACTCAGCACCCTGAGTTGATTACCCTTGATTCACCGACGCAGCGTGTAGGGGCGGCACCTCTTGATGCGTTTGAGCAGGTTAAGCACGAAGTCCCGATGCTTTCTCTCGATAATGTGTTTGATGAAGAGAGCTATCTCGCCTTTGATAAGCGAGTCCATGATCGCCTGAAACGCGCAGAACCACTGACGTTTTGCTGTGAATTGAAGTTAGATGGTCTGGCGGTCAGTTTACTGTATGAAAATGGTGAGTTGGTTAGAGCCGCAACCCGTGGTGATGGGACGACGGGTGAAAACATTACCGCCAACGTACGCACTATTCGAGCCATTCCGCTGCGCTTGCAAGGTGACAATATCCCGCAGCGAGTTGAAGTGCGCGGTGAAGTTTTTATGCCGCAAGCGGGCTTTGAACAACTTAATGAAGATGCGCGTCGCAAAGGCGGCAAAGTGTTTGCCAATCCACGTAATGCCGCTGCGGGCTCCTTGCGTCAGCTTGATCCCCGTATTACTGCCAAGCGCCGGTTAACGTTCTTCTGTTATGGCGTGGGTTTGTTGGAAGGTGGCGAACTTCCTCGCAGCCATATTCAGCGCTTAATGCAGTTTAAAGCTTGGGGCTTGCCCGTCAGTGACCGCGTAAAACTGTGTACTGGCAGTGAGCAGGTGATTGCCTTCTATCGTCAGGTAGAACAAGACCGTGCGAGCTTAGGCTTTGATATTGACGGTGTCGTCATCAAAGTTGACGATCTTGATCTGCAGGAGCAACTCGGTTTTGTGGCTCGTGCTCCGCGTTGGGCGACCGCCTTTAAGTTCCCCGCCCAGGAGCAGATAACCCAAGTTCGCGAAGTGGAGTTTCAGGTCGGGCGCACGGGGGCGATTACCCCCGTAGCACGCCTTGAGCCAGTACAAGTGGCCGGTGTGATGGTGAGTAATGCGACGCTGCATAACGCCGATGAGATTGAGCGCCTTGGCTTGCGTATTGGCGATACAGTCATTGTGCGCCGCGCGGGTGATGTGATCCCGCAAGTGGTAGGCGTCGTATTGGAACAACGCCCACAAGATGCCAAAGAGATCACTTTCCCTGAGCAGTGCCCTGTGTGTGGTTCAGAGATTGAACGTGTTGAAGGCGAGGCGGTCGCTCGCTGTACCGGCGGTTTGTTCTGCGCCGCACAGCGCAAAGAAGCGTTAAAGCATTTTGTTTCCCGCAGGGCGCTGGATGTCGATGGCATGGGCGATAAGATTATCGAGCAATTGGTTGAGAAACAGTACGTTGAGAATCCCGCTGACTTATTCGAGCTGACGGCAGGTAAACTCACCGGTCTGGATCGGATGGGGCCAAAATCTGCGCAAAATTTGATTGTCTCGCTAGAGAAGGCAAAACAGACGACGTTTGCGCGTTTCCTGTATGCCCTCGGTATTCGTGAGGTAGGCGAGGCGACAGCCGCGAATTTGGCCGCACATTTCCGTAATCTAGAGAATCTACGTGCCGCTGATATCGACGCATTAAAAAGCGTGCCAGACGTGGGTGAAGTGGTCGCGAAGCATGTGCTGAATTTCCTCAGCGAAGAGCACAATCAGAAAGTGATTGAAGCGTTGGAAAAGGTGATTAGTTGGCCAGAACCGCAACAGATTGTCGCCGAAGAGATAGATAGCCCATTCGCCGGTAAAACCGTGGTCTTGACCGGTTCGTTGACGATCCTCTCCCGTGATGAAGCGAAAGATCGCCTGACGGCTTTAGGGGCTAAAGTGAGTGGTAGTGTTTCCAAGAAAACCGATTTGGTCATCGCGGGTGAAGCTGCAGGTTCGAAACTGGTCAAAGCGCAGGAACTTGGCATTACCGTCATCGATGAAGCAGAAATGATCCGTTTGCTAGGTGAGTCGTCCTAA
- the crr gene encoding PTS glucose transporter subunit IIA, translated as MGLFDKLKSLVSDDKKDSGTIEIVAPLSGEIVNIEDVPDVVFAEKIVGDGIAIKPSGNKMVAPVDGTIGKIFETNHAFSIESDSGIELFVHFGIDTVELKGEGFKRIAEEGQRVKKGDVVIEFNLALLEEKAKSTLTPVVISNMDEIKELIKLSGSVTVGETPIIRIKK; from the coding sequence ATGGGTTTGTTCGATAAACTGAAATCACTGGTTTCAGATGATAAAAAAGACAGTGGTACAATTGAAATCGTTGCACCTTTGTCCGGTGAAATCGTCAACATCGAAGATGTTCCGGATGTTGTATTTGCAGAGAAAATCGTGGGTGATGGTATTGCGATTAAGCCATCAGGCAACAAAATGGTTGCTCCTGTTGACGGCACCATTGGTAAAATTTTCGAAACTAACCATGCTTTTTCTATCGAATCAGACAGCGGCATTGAGCTGTTCGTCCACTTCGGTATTGATACTGTCGAACTGAAAGGCGAAGGCTTCAAACGCATCGCTGAAGAAGGTCAACGCGTCAAGAAAGGTGATGTGGTCATTGAGTTCAATCTTGCCCTGCTGGAAGAGAAAGCCAAGTCTACATTGACGCCGGTTGTTATCTCCAACATGGATGAGATCAAAGAGCTGATCAAATTGTCCGGCAGCGTCACCGTGGGTGAGACACCTATTATTCGTATTAAGAAGTAA
- the cysZ gene encoding sulfate transporter CysZ, whose protein sequence is MAYTQKAVKKVSGVHYFAQGWQLISRPGIRRFVILPLLVNILLMGGAFWWLFNRIGDWVPQLMSHVPDWLQWLSYLLWPVMVISVLLVFSYLFSTLANFIAAPFNGLLAEQLEASLTGKPLPDTGIMGIMKDLPRIMAREWRKLAYYLPRAVVLLLLYLIPGIGQTLAPVLWFLFSAWMLSIQYCDYPFDNHKVSFQQMRGALRQDKVDNLQFGALVSLFTMIPFLNLVIMPVAVCGATAMWVDRYRDQFIQLPR, encoded by the coding sequence ATGGCGTATACGCAAAAAGCGGTAAAAAAGGTGAGTGGTGTTCATTATTTTGCTCAAGGATGGCAGTTAATCTCTCGTCCGGGCATCCGAAGATTCGTTATTTTGCCGTTGTTGGTGAATATTCTGCTGATGGGGGGCGCTTTTTGGTGGTTATTCAACCGGATAGGTGATTGGGTTCCTCAATTGATGAGCCATGTTCCTGACTGGTTGCAATGGCTGAGTTATTTGTTGTGGCCCGTCATGGTTATTTCGGTGCTACTGGTGTTCAGTTACCTATTCAGTACCCTTGCTAATTTCATTGCAGCCCCGTTTAACGGTTTGTTGGCTGAGCAATTAGAAGCGAGCCTGACCGGCAAACCTTTGCCCGATACCGGTATTATGGGCATCATGAAAGATTTGCCGCGCATAATGGCACGTGAATGGCGCAAATTAGCTTATTACCTGCCACGGGCCGTGGTGCTACTGCTACTGTATTTGATTCCGGGTATTGGCCAAACGCTCGCGCCGGTCCTCTGGTTCTTGTTCAGCGCTTGGATGTTATCAATCCAATATTGCGACTATCCTTTTGATAACCATAAAGTGAGTTTCCAGCAAATGCGCGGTGCATTGCGCCAAGATAAAGTGGATAACTTACAATTTGGTGCACTGGTGAGCTTATTCACTATGATTCCATTCCTCAATTTAGTGATTATGCCAGTGGCGGTGTGTGGTGCCACCGCGATGTGGGTTGATCGCTATCGCGACCAGTTTATTCAACTACCACGATAA
- the zipA gene encoding cell division protein ZipA has translation MMQDLRLILIVVGAIAIIALLLHGLWTSRKERSSLFRDRPVKRLKQERVETPIESLDEGVGEVRVRTAHLQEKPSFSHIDDDDEEMPVIQHADAKPAQVKAESRQQPFASVQTEYDDPLLGGLSAEQPPHVSQRDPLLGSVEESYSQPRHVEPQHAAEPAPRPAAQPEPEPVAPAPEVKQQKLKETVLVLHVAAHHGGALGGELLLQSVLQSGFQFGEMGIFHRHLSPAGSGPVLFSLANMVKPGSFDPDTMADFSTPGVSMFMMVPSYGDAHQNFKLMLQSAQRIADDVGGVVLDDERRMMTPQKLETYKARIREVLDANAKA, from the coding sequence ATGATGCAGGATTTGCGTCTGATATTAATCGTTGTTGGCGCGATCGCCATAATAGCGTTGTTATTGCATGGTTTATGGACCAGCCGTAAAGAACGCTCGTCACTTTTTCGCGATCGCCCAGTTAAACGTCTGAAACAAGAACGTGTTGAAACCCCGATCGAGAGTCTCGATGAAGGGGTAGGAGAAGTGCGCGTGCGCACTGCTCATCTACAGGAGAAGCCTTCGTTTAGTCATATTGATGACGATGACGAAGAAATGCCGGTTATTCAGCATGCTGATGCGAAACCGGCTCAGGTTAAGGCGGAATCTCGTCAACAACCATTCGCTTCAGTGCAAACAGAATACGACGACCCTCTTTTGGGTGGGCTATCTGCTGAGCAACCACCGCATGTGTCACAGCGTGATCCTTTACTTGGATCGGTTGAAGAATCCTATTCCCAACCGCGACATGTAGAGCCACAGCATGCGGCTGAACCAGCACCTCGTCCTGCTGCGCAGCCTGAACCAGAACCTGTCGCTCCGGCCCCTGAGGTGAAGCAACAGAAACTGAAAGAAACGGTATTAGTGCTGCATGTTGCCGCGCACCATGGTGGTGCTCTTGGTGGCGAGTTGCTGCTACAAAGTGTTCTTCAGTCCGGTTTCCAGTTTGGTGAAATGGGCATTTTCCATCGCCATCTTAGCCCTGCTGGTAGCGGCCCAGTATTATTCAGTCTGGCAAATATGGTTAAACCGGGCTCCTTTGACCCTGATACCATGGCTGACTTCTCAACACCGGGCGTCTCAATGTTTATGATGGTGCCGTCTTATGGCGATGCGCATCAGAACTTTAAGCTTATGCTGCAATCAGCTCAACGTATTGCCGATGATGTCGGTGGTGTGGTGTTAGATGATGAGCGCCGCATGATGACCCCGCAAAAATTGGAAACGTATAAGGCCCGTATCCGCGAAGTGTTGGATGCCAACGCAAAAGCCTAA